GCCCAGCAATCTTAATAATATTTCCTTCAATAATCATTTAACCATCTCTACCCCGATAACTCTTTTAATAAGGTCATTTATTTGATCAGATGATCCTTCAGAGGAGCCATCTTTATCAGGTATTTCAATTATCATTGGTAAAACGTTTGAACCAACTTGCCTATTAATGTGTTCTCTAATTTCATTAGCCATTACTTGAGTAAGGATAATAATTGAAATTTCATCATTATTTAAAAATTTATCAAAAGCTGCAATAGCTTCTTCAGAAGTGTTGACCACTTCAGCTTTTTTGACACCACCAAGTCTAAATCCGGATACGGTATCAATATCACCAATAACTGCTACTGAACTCATATTAACATCTCCATGATTTTAGAATTAGGGAAGTCTGCTTCTCTTTTTGCTCTTGCAATAATTTTTAAATTTTTAATTTCACTTTCTTTTTGACTTAAATAACCAATAATTGGACCAATACCTAATGGTTTTTTAACAGATAAAGATTTAGCATAATCTGCGGCATAAGTATCTAATGCTTTTTCAAATACTGCAACGGAACCGGTTTCATTGTATACTGGAATTGCATCTGATAATGCATTAGCATATTTTGTTCCTTCTAAACCAGATACTACATTAGTAACATCAGGTGATTCCATTAAATCTTTAAGTTTCCATTCACGTAATTGGTATCCATCTTCTAATATATAAGGAGCAATTTCGTCATATTCAAGACCGTCTTGTTTTGCTCTTATAATCAGTTTAAGATTAGCTACATCAACTTGAGTTCCAACATATGAATATAAAATTTGTTTGTTTTCATCAGCAGGAACTTCAGAAGAACGTAATAATTTGCCTAAATAATATTTATCTAAAGCAGATTCTAATGGAAGAATCATCTTAGTTTCTTCATATTGTGGAAGAGCATCTTCTAAAGCAGTCGCGTATTCAGTGCCGTCTAAACTTGTAACAACGTCAGTGACTTTTTCTGCATCTGCTAATGATTCCAGCTCTGCGTATAAAGAACCGCATGGAATTAATAATTCTTTGGTTTCATCTGCAGAAAGACCAACTTCCTTAGCAGTTAAAAGGCTTTTAATGTTGTCAATATCAGTTTTTTTAGACATTACAACAAAAGGATCTTTTACTTCCTTAGGAGCTAATCTTGCAATAAAGTCATAAGTATTAGCACGTTCAACATCTAATGCTTTATCAAGAGGATATTCGTCAAGAACATCTGCGTACTCAGGAACACCTTTAAGATAGTTTTCAACTTCTTCTACATTGTTGGTTTCAACAAGTTCGGAAATTTGTTTTTCATCAAATAGTCTTCCTTTTCTAGCTCTTACTCTTGCACTTGGGTTAAGATAAGGATAAATGTCCAAAATTGGTCTAGATGCAATGATTACAACAACTGCACCAACAATAAGTATTGCTATAACACAAAATACAAGAAATACTTCTTGTGTAAGTCCCATAGAACTTATTAAGGTAGCAATTTCATTTGCCATGATTTATCCTCCTAATTATTTAAATAATATTTCAGCAACTTCACTACGTAAGATACTTTTAAATCTGTCTAATCTAGCTTCAATAGTGTTATTTACTTCAATATCTCCATTACTTGTTTTTAAAATAGCTCCACCAATAGCATCAATAGGTTCACCTAATGTAAAAGTGATATCTTCTATTTGGAAAGTAGAGCTTCCTGAAAGTTGATCTTTCATTTCTTTAGTGTCAGCTTCATTTAATTGAATAATTAAATCTTTGCCAGCGATTTCATCAGCTGCTTCTTTAATCATTAAACTTAATGAATCTTTATAGTCTTCAGTATTTGAAGAAGCTTCATTTTTTAACTGTTCAGTAGCTTTCGCGAAAGCTGCTTCAATAACTTCTTCTTTAGCGCCTAACTCTGCTCTACGAGCATTCATCTTAGCTTCAGAGATAATTTGCTGATATCTCATATCAGATTGTTTTTTACCATTCTCTTGAATTTTGATTTTCTCAGCTTCAGCAGTTTTTTCAGCTTTTGCAGTAATTGCTGAAACTTCAGCATTTGCATCTTGTATGATTACATCAGCTTTCTCTTGGGCTTCAGACATAATGCTTGAAACAATTTTATCTGTGCCTGAGCTCATATAAATTGCCTCCTTAAGCTAAGATTCCACCGAATACCATAAGTAAGATAGCAATCAAGAAACCGTAAATAGCTTGTGTCTCTGGTAATGCAGAGAAAATAATACCACGTGCAAACATATCATTATCTTCTACAATAGCACCAACGGAAGATGCTGCTGCCATACCTTGACCCATACCGGAACCTAAACCAGCAAAACCAATGGATGCACCTACACCTATTGCAACGATACCTGCTTCGAGGGTTAATTTAGTTGCGTCTCCACCTAATAATCCTGAGAATACAAGTAATAAAATTGCGACCAAGAAACCGTAAATAGCCTGAGTTTCTGGTAATGCAGAGAAAATAATACCTCTTGCGAACATGTCATTGTCTTCTGCAACTGCACCTACAGAACCAGCAGCTGCCATACCTTGACCTAAACCGGAACCTAATCCAGCGAAACCGATTGCTACTCCAGCACCAATAGCAGCTAAAGCAGCTCCTAAACCCATTT
The sequence above is a segment of the uncultured Methanobrevibacter sp. genome. Coding sequences within it:
- a CDS encoding V-type ATP synthase subunit K (produces ATP from ADP in the presence of a proton gradient across the membrane; the K subunit is a nonenzymatic component which binds the dimeric form by interacting with the G and E subunits) — encoded protein: MVEMGLGAALAAIGAGVAIGFAGLGSGLGQGMAAAGSVGAVAEDNDMFARGIIFSALPETQAIYGFLVAILLLVFSGLLGGDATKLTLEAGIVAIGVGASIGFAGLGSGMGQGMAAASSVGAIVEDNDMFARGIIFSALPETQAIYGFLIAILLMVFGGILA
- a CDS encoding V-type ATP synthase subunit C, with the translated sequence MANEIATLISSMGLTQEVFLVFCVIAILIVGAVVVIIASRPILDIYPYLNPSARVRARKGRLFDEKQISELVETNNVEEVENYLKGVPEYADVLDEYPLDKALDVERANTYDFIARLAPKEVKDPFVVMSKKTDIDNIKSLLTAKEVGLSADETKELLIPCGSLYAELESLADAEKVTDVVTSLDGTEYATALEDALPQYEETKMILPLESALDKYYLGKLLRSSEVPADENKQILYSYVGTQVDVANLKLIIRAKQDGLEYDEIAPYILEDGYQLREWKLKDLMESPDVTNVVSGLEGTKYANALSDAIPVYNETGSVAVFEKALDTYAADYAKSLSVKKPLGIGPIIGYLSQKESEIKNLKIIARAKREADFPNSKIMEMLI
- a CDS encoding V-type ATP synthase subunit F — protein: MSSVAVIGDIDTVSGFRLGGVKKAEVVNTSEEAIAAFDKFLNNDEISIIILTQVMANEIREHINRQVGSNVLPMIIEIPDKDGSSEGSSDQINDLIKRVIGVEMVK
- a CDS encoding V-type proton ATPase subunit E, which encodes MSSGTDKIVSSIMSEAQEKADVIIQDANAEVSAITAKAEKTAEAEKIKIQENGKKQSDMRYQQIISEAKMNARRAELGAKEEVIEAAFAKATEQLKNEASSNTEDYKDSLSLMIKEAADEIAGKDLIIQLNEADTKEMKDQLSGSSTFQIEDITFTLGEPIDAIGGAILKTSNGDIEVNNTIEARLDRFKSILRSEVAEILFK